The following are from one region of the Stigmatella ashevillena genome:
- a CDS encoding aspartate aminotransferase family protein — protein MSTEEILEIERRYLNQGISEEASLGGVAFTQGRGSLLFDAEGKQYLDMSAGIFTQSTGHGHPHVTRSMHHQLDRLWNVHDFPTDARAALCEKLAQHFPEHLQTFAFFTTGAEAIEAAIRAVFGAVPPQRQRLAALRYGFHGKTMGARMLVHWDVGTTSFSGNSVLGYPGYCYRCPLGRTYPSCEMQCAQLVNKHISSKKNIAALFFEPIQGAAGVIVPPLEYWPMIQEECRKSGVLLVADEIVTGGGRTGEFLACSLFNVQPDIVAAAKGLSSGFPFSMLAGRKSLLNAGEFAQGGAASSTFGGNPLSMTAARATLEVLESEQLLDRVKRLGGRLREGLLALKADFPFLGDARGVGLLYALEFVTTPQGKEPDVAKARFFFRRCMELGVKTCVGGHIIRIGPPFTVSEAELEQALDVFGQVLKQMHDQKV, from the coding sequence GTGAGCACTGAGGAGATCCTGGAGATCGAGCGCCGCTACCTCAACCAGGGCATCTCCGAGGAGGCCTCCCTGGGCGGCGTGGCGTTCACCCAGGGCCGGGGCAGCCTGCTCTTCGATGCGGAGGGCAAGCAATACCTGGACATGTCGGCGGGGATCTTCACCCAGTCCACCGGGCACGGCCACCCCCATGTGACCCGCAGCATGCACCACCAGTTGGACCGCCTGTGGAACGTGCACGACTTTCCCACCGACGCGCGGGCGGCCTTGTGCGAGAAGCTGGCGCAGCACTTTCCGGAGCACCTGCAGACCTTCGCCTTCTTTACCACGGGCGCCGAGGCCATCGAGGCCGCCATCCGCGCCGTGTTTGGTGCCGTGCCCCCGCAGCGCCAGCGCTTGGCGGCCCTGCGGTATGGCTTTCATGGAAAAACCATGGGGGCCCGCATGCTGGTGCACTGGGACGTCGGCACCACGTCCTTCTCCGGCAACTCGGTCCTGGGATATCCGGGCTATTGCTACCGCTGCCCATTGGGGCGCACCTACCCCAGCTGCGAGATGCAGTGCGCCCAGCTCGTGAACAAGCACATCAGCAGCAAGAAGAACATCGCGGCCCTGTTCTTCGAGCCCATCCAAGGCGCGGCAGGCGTCATCGTCCCACCCTTGGAATACTGGCCGATGATCCAGGAGGAGTGCCGCAAGAGCGGGGTACTGCTGGTCGCGGACGAGATCGTCACCGGCGGTGGCCGGACCGGAGAGTTCCTCGCGTGCTCCCTCTTCAACGTCCAGCCGGACATCGTCGCCGCCGCCAAGGGGCTCTCCTCGGGCTTTCCCTTCTCCATGTTGGCGGGGCGCAAGTCCCTGCTGAACGCAGGTGAATTCGCGCAGGGAGGCGCTGCCTCCTCCACCTTCGGCGGCAATCCCCTGAGCATGACGGCGGCGCGGGCCACCCTCGAAGTCCTCGAGTCCGAGCAACTGCTGGACCGGGTCAAGCGGCTGGGAGGCCGGCTGCGCGAGGGCTTGCTGGCGCTGAAGGCGGACTTCCCGTTCCTTGGAGACGCACGAGGCGTGGGGCTTCTCTATGCCCTGGAATTCGTAACGACGCCCCAGGGCAAGGAGCCGGATGTGGCCAAGGCCCGGTTCTTCTTCCGCCGCTGCATGGAGCTGGGAGTCAAAACATGCGTGGGAGGCCACATCATCCGCATCGGTCCGCCCTTCACCGTGAGCGAGGCGGAGTTGGAGCAAGCACTCGACGTATTCGGCCAGGTGCTCAAGCAAATGCATGACCAGAAGGTATGA
- a CDS encoding cupin domain-containing protein: protein MKMHTNMLQDLMKKEHECHGGEGFIHVFRAFSRQGSPVQVDFIDFVIIPTGATIGRHRHGDNREWYVIINGHCEMLFGNQRVPVKPWDVLVNPPSGEHALYNNSGQDVTLVVFQVSKDGDSEH, encoded by the coding sequence ATGAAAATGCACACGAACATGCTGCAGGACCTGATGAAGAAGGAGCATGAGTGCCATGGAGGCGAGGGATTCATCCATGTCTTCCGCGCCTTCTCGCGCCAGGGTTCCCCCGTCCAGGTGGACTTCATCGACTTCGTCATCATCCCCACGGGGGCCACCATCGGCCGCCACCGGCATGGCGACAACCGCGAGTGGTACGTCATCATCAACGGCCACTGCGAGATGCTGTTCGGCAACCAGCGTGTCCCCGTCAAGCCGTGGGATGTGCTGGTGAACCCGCCGTCCGGCGAGCACGCCCTGTACAACAACTCCGGCCAGGATGTGACACTGGTGGTGTTCCAGGTCAGCAAGGACGGCGACAGTGAGCACTGA
- a CDS encoding phosphotransferase, which yields MTGLVVSRTQLEACRSRLVQSFQGQRWLSEPSGREEGFDIEDFVQLPGEASPFVLTLLRFHGSGHQYFVPLRVTVTGERETLLSDASYDAGFITALLQCMREQRTLTTEKQRALHCRAQTPRTERFPLQVAPFKVDMSSNCLSELRHGEDRWICKLYKRLSTEGGNELRALQILAGSGLAPELMGSITYEDGTGLQALGAMTARVEGEPIYLPLSRHIKALIAQVVATPREVSTLTRNALADLEPLCRRLGEQLLLFHQRLNQRLTTAPGEPAHFQLAPYLDTHRARWTRLHASVKRDDSLPSPLRAEALRQLQRISHVLLAPERLRHVPPLPATIAHGDLHLSHILVASDDDGTPQLSILDVSPRSLDAQAPAFLTQTVLQDLLSLLRAIQYFAFDEILDGIKDVLGITQFEATQLVLEAPGRLPLSCQAQLTLLSDWSKGLFGCIERAYLRAFERGTALDIHPSYARLFYVCRLLQELEYNYSYHRDFFKYCDFYYLLHLEGLE from the coding sequence ATGACAGGTCTGGTGGTTTCCCGTACCCAACTTGAGGCATGCCGCTCACGGCTGGTCCAGTCTTTCCAAGGCCAGCGCTGGCTGAGTGAGCCCAGTGGCCGGGAAGAGGGGTTCGACATCGAGGACTTCGTCCAGCTTCCCGGAGAAGCCAGCCCCTTCGTGCTCACCCTCCTGCGGTTCCATGGCTCGGGCCATCAGTACTTCGTTCCCCTGCGCGTCACCGTCACCGGGGAGCGGGAGACACTGCTGAGCGATGCGTCCTATGACGCGGGGTTCATCACCGCGCTGCTGCAATGCATGCGCGAGCAGCGGACGCTCACCACTGAAAAGCAGCGGGCCCTCCATTGCCGCGCCCAGACGCCCCGGACAGAACGCTTCCCACTCCAGGTCGCACCGTTCAAAGTAGACATGTCGTCCAATTGTCTCAGTGAGCTTCGTCACGGTGAGGACCGCTGGATCTGCAAGCTCTACAAGCGCCTGAGCACCGAGGGCGGCAATGAACTCCGAGCCTTGCAAATCCTGGCGGGCAGCGGCCTCGCCCCAGAGCTGATGGGGTCCATCACCTACGAGGACGGCACCGGTCTCCAGGCCCTGGGGGCCATGACGGCACGGGTCGAGGGCGAGCCCATCTACCTGCCCCTGAGCCGCCACATCAAAGCCCTCATCGCGCAGGTGGTGGCGACCCCGAGGGAAGTCAGCACCCTCACCCGGAACGCGCTCGCGGACCTCGAGCCCCTGTGCCGCAGACTGGGTGAGCAATTGCTGCTCTTCCACCAACGCCTGAATCAGAGGCTGACCACCGCACCCGGTGAGCCTGCCCACTTCCAACTGGCCCCCTACCTCGACACGCACCGAGCCCGCTGGACGCGGCTCCATGCCTCCGTGAAGCGGGATGACTCCCTGCCCTCGCCCCTTCGCGCCGAGGCCCTGCGGCAACTCCAGCGAATCTCCCATGTCCTCCTGGCGCCAGAGCGGCTCCGCCACGTGCCTCCGCTGCCCGCTACCATCGCGCATGGCGACCTGCACCTCTCGCACATCCTCGTCGCCTCCGACGACGACGGGACGCCCCAGCTCTCCATCCTCGATGTTTCCCCCCGCAGCCTCGACGCGCAGGCCCCCGCCTTCCTCACCCAAACCGTGTTGCAGGATCTGCTCAGCTTGCTACGCGCCATCCAATACTTCGCCTTCGATGAGATTCTGGATGGCATCAAGGACGTGCTGGGCATCACCCAGTTCGAGGCCACCCAACTCGTGCTGGAAGCTCCCGGACGCTTGCCCCTCTCCTGCCAGGCCCAGCTCACGCTGCTCTCCGATTGGAGCAAGGGGCTCTTTGGCTGCATCGAGCGCGCCTACCTGCGGGCCTTCGAGCGCGGCACGGCCCTGGACATCCACCCCAGCTATGCGCGGCTGTTCTACGTCTGCCGCCTCCTCCAGGAGCTGGAATACAACTACAGCTACCACCGGGACTTCTTCAAGTACTGCGACTTCTACTACCTGCTCCACCTGGAAGGGCTCGAATAG